The Setaria viridis chromosome 2, Setaria_viridis_v4.0, whole genome shotgun sequence DNA window tctgtgcaattagttttgtaattagcctatgtttaatactcctaattagcatccaaacatccgatgtgacagatgttaaactttaacacatggttgccaaacagacccttaatagattcgtctcgccggaAGGTAGCGTAGGGTGAGCTGGCTTTTTTTGGGACGTTGGATGCTTCCTGAATGGCCTAGATCAGGTGCTACTACTGATCCAATTCCCTCCCGGCGAAATACGAAACGtgccccgcctcctcctttccctccctcgccgccgccgccgctgccgcgacTAGGGTAGGGCTCCAGCTCCGCTCCGCCGACCTCAGAGCAGCACAGCACCCGATATTAACGCCTCCGCTCGCTATCGAGATACTCGGCTGTGCATGACTACATTGGTTCGTCTCGCTGGAAGAGCAGCATCCTGGAGCAGGTGAGGCGTGTCTGATCCACTCCTATGCAGCTGAGTAGGGGGTAAATTGGGGACGAACTAGACCAAATCGAGGACCGGACGGCCGAAtcggggcggaggaggcggggagggGCGGAACTCGCCTAGATCCGGCCGCGGAGCGCCGCAAACGGAGGGGCCGCGGGACTGGGGCGACGCGAGTTGGGCCTCGCGCGTAGGAGCCTGGGCGACGCGAGCTGGGGCTGCTGCACCGGCGGTGGGTGGAGCGGTGAGCCGGTGACCGCGGCGGCAGGTAGGGGGAGGTCGGGGCTGGGCGCGGCATGGGGTGGTCAGCACTCGCTTCTCCTAGTTACTGAAAATCATGTAGCTCAGGTTCAGGAAATATGCATGAAGTCAGATCAGATGTAATCTGCCGTCATTTGGATCTGATGGTTCTGCACGTATGATGCGTGCTGATGTGCAATGCCGGCCTTGGAAATAGATTTCCCCTGAGACGTGTCTCCGGGTGCCTTTGTGAACTAGAAGATTTCAGTGCCTGCAATCTTTCTTTGTTGAAGGAGTGGCAAAGCGGCGGCGCCCTCTGGTCTCGGCTTATTTGCAACGCGTCGGAGGGCGTTTCAGGGCGTGAGGATGGCGGATGCTGGCAGCAAGAGCGGGCGTGGTGCTCTGGTCGTCTTGGAAGGGCTGGACCGGAGTGGCAAATCGTCACAGTGTGCTCGGCTGCTGTCCTATCTGGAAGGCCAAGGTTGCCGTGCTGAAGGGTGGCGGTTCCCTGATAGGGGCACTTGTGTTGGGCAGATGATCTCTGCCTACCTGGCAAATGAGTCGCAGCTTGATGACAGAACGATTCATCTGCTCTTCAGCGCAAACCGCTGGGAGAAGAGGTATGCTCTTTTCACAATGTAAGATAAATGTTTGTCAACATACTATTGTGATATGTGGGAAATTTGCTCGAGTTATATACTGTATGATGTGCACAATGATTCAGGGATTGCTAAAACCGTGGAGCTGTTTCGTTTGGTTTGTTACATACAGAGCTTTGATGGAAAGCAAGCTACTCGGTGGAACTACTCTCATTGTAGACCGTTATTCTTATTCCGGAGTGGCGTTCTCAGCTGCTAAAGGGCTTGACATTCAATGGTGCAAGGTGAGCTTGGTAACATTGGGATGTATAATGATTTTCTGCCTTTGCATAAATACCTGGAAGTTGACAAGTGATGCCTGTACTATTTCAGGCTCCAGATGTTGGACTTATAGCTCCAGATCTTGTAATTTATCTGGATGTACAACCAGAGGTATTCTGTTTATACTCGGTCTATGGTGTTCCATCATGAAGGTGTTCTAGATTTTTCAGTTTTATTGTGCTTATGGTGTGTAATGCATTTGACTTGTGTTACATTATTTACACACTGTAGGATGATGGCCATTGTTCGGCCTTAACCCAATCAAAATAATCTTTACATATAGAACTcggtgatgaactgatgatgatgCACTTAAGGTCGCACTGTATTGATTTCTGTCTTGAAACGCTAAAATCAATACATTTATTTCTAAAGCCTTTTGCTGCTGAGAACTTTTTGTTCAGAAATTTTCTTTGCCCACCCACCTATAATGCTATATACCAGCCTGTATGCTAAATTGATTTTCGATGTTATGTGTCATCTAATCCATGCTTCAATAGTTTACATTGATTATCCTCCTGCTTCATTATGGAATGTGAAATGATTGCTACAGAAAGCGGCTGAAAGAGGGGGCTATGGAGGTGAGCGATATGAAAAGATTGAATTCCAAAAGAGAGTTGCAGATCATTATCATTCACTCCGTGATTCGACATGGAAGGTAACTTAGTTTCTGCAAAATCACCACAATAGGGTCTTTGTGTTTGCTTTGCCTCTTGTGCTAGTGAGCAGTGAGTGAAGTTCTATGTGCCAAACCCAAGGAACCAGAGTGGCAACCTATTCTCTATATATTCTGTTCAACTTTCCACGATCAATTTGTGACCGCTAATATTTCTAATTTGCTATGTGCGAAATAGAAATTCCATAGATGAGTAGATGAGAAGCAATCCATAATGTAAATTTTGATTATTTATTTTGACAGTGCTCAGGGCCACAATACATGCTGTTTTTGTTAACCAGTTCTCGAATGGATCCCAATATCGCTTCACATTTGTGTTTTTGAAGGTTGTTGACGGTTCCCTTCCCATGGAGACCGTTGAAGAACAGCTGAGAGAACTGGCTACGAACTGCATTCAAGAGTGTCAAGAGAAGCCACTTACCAATCTGACTTGGTGAAGCGCCACCATTCGGCGAAGAAACGCACAGCTCAGCACAAGCTGATACATACCTTCTTGCACGTTGTGTGATCCACCCTTGCTGGTGATGAGAAACTAAGCATCTGGCAGCGCTTTCATTTGCCATTTGCTGTATCAATGTCCCGAGTGCAATATACATTTCGACATTTAACTGGTGCTTTCAGATAGGCTTATTTGTCAGAGTTTACCCGATGGAGTTCGGGTTGTGTTGTGATGCGGTACACGTGAGGATACGAAACACGACTTTCAAGTTTCATGATTTTGCTGGACTGAACAAATTTTTGTAAAGGCATGCGTCATCACTCGAAGCAACAAACTACTAGCATTTGAAACCTTAATTTTTAAATCGATGCAAGGACGGTGAATGTAGCCAAAATTCTTTACTTCCCAGGTGGTTGCACAAACAGTAAACATACGCAGGAAAGATGCACGTAACATCTATAACGAAGAGCAGAAGCGTTATCTTCTTACTAGCATACCATGGCCTTAATGGAACATGGTAAAACATCGAGTCTACGATTCAGAAGCCAAAGGATAAACCACCAAGACCCTATTGGTACGTTTTGGTTTTACTACTGATAACACAAGTATAGCTCGCGGTGCACCTTGGCACAGGTAGTACTTGAGACCCACGTCTGCAGGGCCTCAGTTACACATAACTGTCGATAAGAGACTTCCTCATGTCATCGACGATCGCGGTGGACTGCCCTTCTCTCAGCTTGAAGACACTCTCGATGACCGAGAGCTCGGTGGCTGTCGTGTCTGAGCCACAGAAGGCAGTCCAGTCGTTCACAGTCATGCCTGCAGCAATGACCTCGCTGCCTCTGTTCACGGTTCCAGCGACGAGCGGGACTTGCAGGAGAGTGGAGAGCTCATCAAGGTCTTCAATGGATGTGTGAGGATGAACCTGTTTCACCAGTACCATTGGACATTAGGTATATATATAGCATTTGCAAGCCAAAAAGCAATGCAGTTGATGTTAAACCCGTACCAAGCCACCCCTGTTAGAGAACGCACAGTAGCTCCCCACAAGGATATTTCCAGCAATGGTCTGCCTGAATACCTCAACTCCAAGCACATCTGCAATAAACTCCTCTGTCTCCTGGAGAATCAAACAGCTCAAAGGGCTCAGCCTTAGGTAATTGAGAAAAGGCAAAGGTTCAGGGAGGGACGGTCAACAGAAATATGTAGGCATACCTTGTCAAGGTCAGGGTGTGTAAGAGCAACATGGTCATTGCAGGCTATGCAATTGCCAAGGGCTGATAACCTCTCATCAATACGCTGTACCACCACTTGATCAGGCAAGCAGTTCCTCAGATGCTGAAGCTCTAGAACAGTTTCAAAGCACAGGGAGGATATAAGCATAAATAATTCATGATATGAAGAGGCAAAAATATCACAACATATACAACCAAGTTGACAGGAAAATTCCTCCTATCTCCACCTACTTCTCTATTACTTAGATAGGTTTGAGATGAACGGATACTACAACAAATGAGAGAATCGTTATAGCAAATTTGCAATTGACAATGAGGCCATGCCGGTTACCAAGCTGGAATGGTTATACATCCCTAACAAATAGGTACAATCTCCACAAGATTTGGCCCAGAAATTACAtgcaaacttgttcaactgCAGGTCCACAATATAAATCTGAGGGCTTAAAAAACACACATGGCACCACAATCGCCAAAGACGACTTGCCTCTCTAAATGTAATCACTCTCTAAGTGGTTTCCAGACTATTTTGAGTACTAACTATCCTTATGTATTAAAATCACCTAGAGGTTGACTGCTGCTAGAAAACAGCATTTCCTACAACGCACAGCTAATTTCAAAAAACCATGCCCCATAAACTTACAAAATCAAATGTGCCTGAAGCAATTTAAAAGGAATGAAGACATGTATGTGAAAAGGAAATCTGGACAAGTTTATAGAAATTCCTAACAACCAGCTGTCAGTAAGCAATAACAACAGGTCTAGTAGGAGCAACACAAACATTTACAGCACAAAGCAAATATTTACCTTGGTCAGTGGTGGTATGTGGCAATAGAAGTCCATTCTTGTTTCCTGGGTCATCAAAGAGGAAAAGTAAGCTGAAGTCGAGTAAATAATAACTCAGATAGCAAAGCCAAGCTCAAAAACTAACCAACACAGAGACGGCCGATTATTCTGGTGCCACCTATAGAGGTCTTGACCACGGGAATGGAATCTGCAAGCTCAGCCTCAAATGCACTGCAAAACATTAGAAGAACATGTTATTAAAGTTAAGAGATTCCTCTACTTCCACCAAAGGTTATCCAATAACTCAAAATCAAAAGAATATGTAGCACTAACCTGTAGAAGTTCTCTGACCCTCCAATCGCTACCAGACAGTAGGCATTTGTTAGCTTGGAGAAAACGCCAACTTCACAATTGTTCTCAAACTGAATACCTGAAATAGTTTACATGCCAGAAGTTGCAGATTATAGAACATGAAACACAAACCTTAAAAGGATCATCAGAGTCTAAAATCACACAGACCCAACAGAGAACAAGCCATGTAGAAAACCATGAACTGAATCACAGAAGAGTTCTTATATTAGTAAGGAATTGCAATACCACTGCAGTATTGTTAACATGGCGATTCTACAGACTAAACTTTGTCACACTGTGTAGCTGCCGAAAACCCCCATTAGACTGAAAGCAACCCTGGCCTTCTAACTCTAAACCCAAAATTCAGGCAAGCATATGCATTCAATCAACTACCTTATAGACCCCAAAACCCACAATCTTCACCTGATATGATGCATAAATCATCACATGGTTAGCATAAATCTACCAGTCATCCAGCCGCAAAACTAATACAACAAAACAGACCAAGACTAAGATTAGAGCACCACCGACGCCATTTATGGGGTACAAAAGCCCCTACGGACGAAACTCGCACCGAAAAATATGGCCCAAGGAATTCAAAACTTACGGGTCGCCATGGTCGATCGGTGttcacggcagcagcagcagcacacctCAACTACAAGCGCGCACCTGCAGATCAAACGCAAGAGCGATTTTCACCGGGGGAAAACTCGAACCAGCCGAGGAATCCAGTTGGGGATAGCGATCTACGCAGGAACGAGGCAGCAATCGAGAGGAAAGACGAACCGGCGGGGCGGATTCGGGTcgggggaggcggtggccgaggcggcggaggcgggggcgcaAGGGTTTCAGGCGCGGTCCTGAGAGGGAGGAATGCGAAGGGTAGAAGCCGCAATGATGGGGAGCGTGGGGCGTGACGGTACATGGGCACGCCGCACGCCACATCGCTCTGGTGgactgaggcggcggcgcgcggtgggagCCATGGGCTGGTCTCGTTGGGCCTCACAGGCCAGACTGCGTGCGACTTCTGGCCCGTGGAGATACTTGGGCCTGGGCTCGGGTTGACGAATTTGCGGCAAACATCATAGACAGTGATTCGAGATTCGTGCAATTAATGAGGTTTATTAGATCTATATCAAATCCAAACCCTAgcttccttccctccctcccctacctatgccgccgcccacccctccctcccttgccgccgctgccgtcgcggtcggagaagaaggttggattcaattttttctgaaaaaaatgttggtgcaacttTCTTTTTCcgaaaaatgttggattcaactttttctAGAGAAATGTTGGCTCAACTTTTTTCGAATAAATGTTTGTTCAACTTTTTTTCCGAAGAAATGTTAGtctaacttttttgaaaaaatgttggaCAACATTTTTTATCCAATATTTTTTCAGTGGGCCATCGTTAAATGAGAGGGTAAGGGAAAAAGGTGAgcaagaagaagataagattgAGATGGAACACGGTGGGCAGGAAGGTTTCAACTCCTATCTTCCACGAGGTAGATAGGAGGCCCCTTCGGCCCCACAGATCCAACGCTCGCAGCAATTCAGAGGTTGCAAGTTGGCAACTGAATGAAACGTGGACAGTTCAGTTCTTTGGACTATCCAAAAACTTCTGCGGCTTATCTGAAGATTCTGATGTCTGAACTGAACGTGACACATATCCATTCTTGGTCTTGGCGAGCAGCTGCGGCTCGGATGACATTGACATGGCATCAGAAATTGGCGACGCCATTCACCAATACACCAGCATAAAAAATTGACAGGCGCAAAGCAACGATCGCAAAGCACAGGCTCAACAGCTTCGACAGTTTTCGTCGCGTGTCATGCATCCGCTCCCACGACTCGATTTTATTGAAAACCAAATTCCCAATATTTCAGTTTCAAGCGTGTTTTACAGCACGTGATGGCATGCATACAAGCCACAATTGGCCACAGGAAGATACAATATGACTCTATGCAGCACTTTGCCCCCACATCCCAAACACACCCCTTGAAGCAAGATTAATTTTCATCAATCACCACACCACCTTATTTCAGTCTGCTTCCAACTTTACATCTTTAGGATAGAATCATTGCTCTGCAAGGAACAAGCCAACCAAACAGAACAGGATTACACTCTACTCTTTGACAGCAATAAACTGGACAGCAAGACTGATAAGCAGTATGCGGACCTACCTTCAGACTGTTGTTCCTAGTTCGAGCATGCAAGAAGTTCGAGAAGGGAAGCGACGAAGTGCATCTGGACCTCCTCGTCGATCGTCAAGAAGAGGGGCACATGCACAAACAGCGATTTGATCCCGTGTTGCTCTGCAAACCGAAGAGAGTGGTAGTACACGTAGTTGCACACAAATCGGCCAGCGTCATCAGAAGGCACCACGTCGTAGCCTATCTTCCGGAGTGACTTGGTTAATTCGTTTACTGGCAGGGTAGTCTGATTGGTAGTGAAAACAAGATTAACGTTGAGAACAACAATGCTTCAAATGGAAAAGAGAACTGAACTCAAATTCATGTAGCTGTGTGCACGTAAAATCCATAGCTCTAGCAGGTTGTTTAGTACAATAAACAACATTTTGATTCATATgtaaaaaaaggtaaaatacaTTGCCCTAGTGCATTGTTCATCATAGTATTTGTTAATTTATCCAAGACTAGtgttttgattcaaatagaagtAACAGGAAGTGATTAATTATTGGACTTCTATATCTCACTGACATTTTTGGCAGGTACAACCAAATACATTTGAGAACTAACTTATTTATGAACTTTAGAAACCTTTAAAGATAAAATATCTGCGCAGTAAGTGGATTCCATACGGAGAACTAGATACAGCAGATACATGattagaaagaaagaaagaagaatggCAGCTATCTATCTTTCAACAAGCACCCATAAATCAAGTGTATTAAATATTTACCTCTCTCGTCCGTGAGATGCTTCCATCAGCTGGCACAATCGGAACCCTCTGCATTGGAACAATGAAGCTGATAAAATGCAATAACAAGATTTATATGTAAGTGTAGATAAGAATAATAAGAATATTGGCCAACAAAGCAACCTGAGGTTTCCATCCTAGCTCATCTGGACAACGGAAGGTGGCTTCATTAACAGCTTGGTTCTCAAGAGCAAACCTTGTTGCGCCGCTGTTGACCCCAAAGTGGATCTGAAAAATGTTCCATGAGAAACTCAATTCCAGTGGCACTGAATACAAGCTAgatattttttgttttattttcagaaaaaagatGATCGCGTCACTATATCAGACATAAACTGCATCCAAAAGTGGAGCTACAGCACTAAGTGCCCACACAGTCAAATGCAACCAGGAATTACGAATCAGTGACAACTCTGAGGCCCAGGAACAGATGATGCAAATGGTGGCTGACGTTGTTTCTGAATCAGGTAGATTATATATTGATTAAACACTACATAATTCATTGTTCCATTTCACAATGCATGAAGGAACTTGCTACTTGGACTGGCATAATTTAAATGCTAACCTCCTTGATGAGAGACATAAAAACATGGTAAACAGCAGAAGTGTAGAACACAGACATTTTAGCTAAAAATTAGAGGAAAGCTTTTTCATCTAAGATAATCCCAGAACACACTATCAAGAATATGATCAGCAGTAAGCACTCACCCAGATTATTTGTCCCTGCGTCGATGACCCGTTCTCTCTGTCTGCAATAGCAGATTCTAAAACTTTATGCAATGTGCCAAGTGCCCCCTGCCCTGCTGTTTCAAGAACCGTGCAGCTTCCGAGCACAAGGTTTTTCGGTAACCCTCTCTTTTCCATAAAAGATTTAAGATTGGTCACAATTTTCTCAGTTGGGTTCTCAGCAACCCCATGAAACTTCTTAAATCCAGTAACATGGACAGTCACAACTGAAGGTCCTTCTGATCCCATTTACCCTTTCGAGAAACACCTAATACCAAAGAACTCTTTTCCAAAATCCTGAAAAACAAAGACAATAAACAGATAAACATTAGCAATGCACACATATTACCAGACATAAAGCAATGTGGCAATCA harbors:
- the LOC117844993 gene encoding eukaryotic translation initiation factor 6-2; its protein translation is MATRIQFENNCEVGVFSKLTNAYCLVAIGGSENFYSAFEAELADSIPVVKTSIGGTRIIGRLCVGNKNGLLLPHTTTDQELQHLRNCLPDQVVVQRIDERLSALGNCIACNDHVALTHPDLDKETEEFIADVLGVEVFRQTIAGNILVGSYCAFSNRGGLVHPHTSIEDLDELSTLLQVPLVAGTVNRGSEVIAAGMTVNDWTAFCGSDTTATELSVIESVFKLREGQSTAIVDDMRKSLIDSYV
- the LOC117844992 gene encoding thymidylate kinase, yielding MTTLVRLAGRAASWSRSGKAAAPSGLGLFATRRRAFQGVRMADAGSKSGRGALVVLEGLDRSGKSSQCARLLSYLEGQGCRAEGWRFPDRGTCVGQMISAYLANESQLDDRTIHLLFSANRWEKRALMESKLLGGTTLIVDRYSYSGVAFSAAKGLDIQWCKAPDVGLIAPDLVIYLDVQPEKAAERGGYGGERYEKIEFQKRVADHYHSLRDSTWKVVDGSLPMETVEEQLRELATNCIQECQEKPLTNLTW
- the LOC117845539 gene encoding uncharacterized protein, translating into MGSEGPSVVTVHVTGFKKFHGVAENPTEKIVTNLKSFMEKRGLPKNLVLGSCTVLETAGQGALGTLHKVLESAIADRENGSSTQGQIIWIHFGVNSGATRFALENQAVNEATFRCPDELGWKPQRVPIVPADGSISRTRETTLPVNELTKSLRKIGYDVVPSDDAGRFVCNYVYYHSLRFAEQHGIKSLFVHVPLFLTIDEEVQMHFVASLLELLACSN